GGCGTACTAAATTCTCGTCTTTTTTTACCCGTATTTAAGTTCCAAATCTCTACCGTACCATCCTCATTACCACTGGCAAAGGTTTGTCCGTGGGGACTCACCGCTAACGAATGAATTTCACGATCCGTATAAATGGTCATTTTTAGCCGTAACATGGCTAAATTCCAAATTTTAATCGTTTTATCCATACTGCTACTGACAAACGTGCGACCATTGGGACTAAACACCACAGAAGTCACTTTTGCCGTATGACTGTGCAAACTGCGAACCACTTGTTGCGCTCTGATATCCCATAAATGAACGATCGCCTCTTCGCTCCCCCCCACCACAAAATCTCCGGTTGGACTAATGTCTAGAGCAGTAATGGTTTGATCTTGCTTCGAGAGTCTTCTCCATACCATCGGTTCTGACATCACAGCATAGGATTGAGTCGCTGAGGTCAAATTCTCTTCCACTGTTGTAGAATGAGCGGGTTGCCCAGCCGCGAAGCTGGTCGAGAGACTTAAAAGAAGGGCAAAAATAGAGGAAGCTTTCATAAGATACAATCAAAACAGTTTTTCCAGGGGTTTCCGAAACCCCCGATCTATCTATTACGATAAAAGGGGACATCCTTAACGGTTCCGGAATCACTGACAGTATAAGTTTTGGCATAGTTTCCCGGACAGACCGTTTGGGCGAGTTGTTCCTAGCTCACTGTGCCGTCAGAGCTACCTTTCAGAGCAATAAGGGGCAGATCGGGAAAATTTCTCAAGTCTGCGTTGGTATAGGACAGTTTTAACGCTGGTATCGCATTCCGGGTAACTGGGAGACGAATCCGAGTAGCTCTAATTCAATTAAAGTAGAGGAGACTTCTGGGGCACTTAAGCCGCTTTGGGCTACGATCGCATCTAGGGAAGTAGGTTCCATGTTCACTGCCGCTAAAACTTTTTGTTGCAATGGGGGTAAGGAGGGCATCGGTGCAGGAGAGGGAGAGGGAGAGGGCGAAAACAAGGAGAGCTGTTGAGTGGGGGCTATCTCCCTAGGAATCGCCGGATCGAGTTCCGGAATCTGGGATAACAGTTCTAATAAATACCCTTCATGAATCAACACTTGTGCCCCTTTACTGATTAAAGCCAGACATCCTTTAGAATTGGAATCGTCAATGCGACCGGGCAATACATAGACATCCCGGCCAAATTCATTGGCTAATCGGGCTGTAATCAAGGCTCCTGACTGGGTAGGCGCTTCGGTAACTAATACCGCTCGACTCAAACCTGCCACGATCCGATTCCGTTGGGGAAAATGGGCGCGGTTGGGCTGGACTCCGGTGGGATATTCACTCACGGCTAACCCTTGTTCGAGGATCTGGTTATAAAGCGATTGATTTCCTGGAGGATAAATAATATCAACTCCAGTTCCCAAAACGGCGATCGTCCGTCCTCCCCCCTCTAAACAACCCCGATGGGCTTGAGTATCAATCCCTTGAGCCATGCCAGAAATAATCGTAAATCCCCGTTCTGCTAACTGTCTACTAAGGCGATACGTCCATCGTCTGCCATAGTCGGTGGGTTCGCGAGTGCCCACAATGGCTACTGCGGGCCGGAGTCCCTGATTGTCTTCTGGTTCGACTGTGCCCCGATAATATAATACGGGTGGCGGATTGGGGATTTCTAGTAATAATCGAGGATAAAGGCGATCGCTCGGAGTCCAAAACTGAGGATTGGTTTGTAAATGCTGCTCTAAAAAGGCGATCGGATCGATGGCTCGACGATGACGCACCAAGGATTCTGCGGTTTTGAGACCCACACCTTCCACCCCACTGAGGGCGATCGTATCTGCCTGCCAAGCTGCGGCCAAGCTCCCAAAACGCTCCTCAATCCGTTGTAACAAAATCGGCCCCATCTTTGGCAATTGTGACCAGGCCAACCAAAACGCACGTTCTGTCATCCAAAGTTGAGTTTAAAGCTTTTTTCTTCCGTAGTCCCTCTAGATTCTAGTCTAACATCTAGGCATGTGCTATAGTAAAGGATGGTAATTGCCGATGTAGCTCAGTGGTAGAGCAACCGATTCGTAATCGGTAGGTCGTGAGTTCAAATCTCATCATCGGCTTTTCTAGCAAGCTAGATCCTCCTGAATTGCCACTCTTTTCCTATCGGTACAACTCACTCATTACTCATTCACTGCTATCCCTTTAAGATTCAGCCTCTGATTTCCACAGGGGTTCGCGCAAATTTCCCTCTAAACCTCGCAATTTTTCATACAGTTCTCGTTGTTCTGGGGTTAATTCGGTGGGAAACTGAATCTCAATTTCCACCACCTGATCCCCCCGTCTTCCCCGGTTATCGGGATATCCCTTATTGGCTAATCGTAATTTTTGCCCACTTTTGACTCCTGGGGGTAAATTCATTTTCACCAATCCATCCAGGGTGAGGACTTCCACTTGTCCCGATAAAATCGCTTCGACGGGAGTAATAGGCAGTTTACAATAAATTTCATTGCCCTCAATCTTGAGAAAAGGGTGGGGGGCAACGGTAATTTTTAGGTATAAATCGCCGCCATTCATGCCCAACTTCCGCAGGCGCATTTTTTCCCCGCTCACCATACCGGGGGGCATTTCTACTTCTAAAGAGCGACCATCTTCTAGGCGGATACGCTCTTTTCCACCGCGATAGGCTTTTTCTAGGGGTAAGGTTAATAGGGCTTCGATATCCCGCTTCACGGGTCGGGATTCACTGCTCACCGTGTTATAAACTTTAGAGCGGCCGGGACTGTAGGCTTGGGCATTACGCTCTACAGGACGCGATCGCCTTCCCGTCGGTTCTCCCTGATTCACTTCTCGACGACGATTGAGCAAGCTATCGAGAAAACTATCGAAAGTAGGAAACTGACTAAAATACTCAATTTCTGCCGAAGAAAACTTCGAGCCACTATTACGTTTACGGTTATTTTGCCGCGCTCTTAAAAAGAAGCTCAGTTGATCGTATTCCGTCCGTTTCCCCGGATCGGAGAGGACTTCATAGGCTTCTAAAATATCCTTAAATCGTTCCTCGGCTTCCTTATCACCAGGATTGAGATCGGGATGATATTGACGAGCCAAGCGGCGATAAACCCGCTTGATCTCTTCAGTGGGGGTATCGGGGCTAACTCCCAGAATCTCATAATAGTTCCGAAAGTTTTGCATAGTCTTGTTCACTTAGGGTTCTGGGAGAATAGGGAATAGGAAATAGGGAAGAGGGAATAGGGAAAACTTACAGCCATTCATCATCATCTCCCCAATCTTCATCATCATAGGCATTATATTGATTATACCTGCCTCGGCTGGGCGGTTCTGACGGACGGCGAGAGTCTCGGATGGGTGGGCGGTTCGGTTCCCTTGACCGGGGGGGTGGATAGTCCCTTGTCGGGGGATAATCTCGCCCTGGCGGTTCATAGTCTCGTGGGGGTGGATAGTCCCTGGTGGGAGGATAATCTCGCCCTCGTGGAGCATTGCGTGCCGGGGGATAATCCCTTGGGGGCCCATAGTCTCGATCGCGTGGAGCATTGCGTGCCGGGGGATAATCCTGGGCGGGCGGATAATTTCTAGCGGGGGGATAATCTCGCGCTGCGGGGGGATAATTGCGTTCTCCCGGCCCATACTCCCGTCGAGTTTTATAGGCGGGGGTATTATAATCGTAGGCTTCACGGCGATCGAATTCATCCTCATCATCCCCCAAGAACGTGCGCCGCAGAGTTCCCAAAAAGCCATCATCCTCTTCTTCACTCATCCTTAAGCGCACTTCCCGATTGAGATCGTAGAGAATGTCTTGTAAATCGGCTCCCGCTTGGTCAATTCCTCGGTCATCCCCTCGGCGCAAATATTCCCGCAGTTCCTGGACAATGGGATCGATATCCCGGCGGTATTGGTTGGCAAACTGCATCCCAAAGTCTAGGGTGGCTTCCCGCAGTTGGCGCTCGGCTTGGGTAATGAGGGCTTCGGCGCGGTTGAGTTTTTCTACTCTTTCCCGACGCTCCCGGTCAACCTGGGCATAGCGTTCGGCATCCTGGATCATTTGATTGATTTCGTCGGAGGAGAGGGTGGAGGCTCCTTGAATGGTAAGGCCTTGTTCTCGGCCAGTGGTGCGGTCTAGGGCCGCGACTTGGAGAATGCCGTTGGCATCAATATCGAGGGAGACCTGAATTTGGGGGATTCCCCTAGGAGCGGGGGGAATGCCGGAGAGTCGGAAGCGACCGAGGGATTTGTTATCCTTGGACATTTCCCGCTCCCCTTGGAGAATGTGGACTTCGACGAAGGTTTGGTTGTCTTGGGAGGTGGAGAAAATATCCGATCGCCGCACGGGTATAGTCGTATTGCGGGGAATCAGTTTTTTCATCACGCCACTGGCGGTTTCGATACCGAGGGACAGGGGAGTTACATCCAGCAGCAGCACATCTTTGACAATACCGGAAAGAATACCGGCTTGAATGGCAGCGCCGACGGCAACCACTTCATCGGGGTTCACGTTTTGGTTGGGTTCTCTGTCGATGAAACTGCGAACCAGTTGCTGAACGATGGGAATGCGGGTAGAACCGCCCACGAGTACCACTTCATCGATTTGCACGGGGCTGAGTCCGGCATCATACATGGCGCGTTTGATGGGACGGCGCAGACGGGAGAGCAAGTCACCAGAAAGCTCTTCAAATTGCGATCGCGTCAATCGAGTTTCTAAATGTTTGGGCCCATCTTCCGTTGCCGTGATAAACGGTAGATTAATCTCCGTTACCGTCACCCCCGACAGCTCAATTTTGGCTTTTTCTGCTGCTTCGGTGAGTCGTTGCAGCGCTTGGCGATCGCGTCGTAAATCTACTCCTTCCGTCTCTAAAAACTGTTCCGCCAACCAGTCTACAATTTTTTGGTCAAAGTCATTGCCCCCCAACTGAGTATCCCCACTGGTAGACCGGACTTCAAACACCCCATCGCCCACTTCCAGGATCGAAACATCAAACGTTCCTCCCCCCAAGTCAAACACCAGGATCGTTTGCGCGGCTCCCCGCTCTAACCCATAAGCCAGGGACGCAGCCGTAGGTTCATTCAGAATCCGTTTCACCTCCAACCCGGCAATTTTCCCCGCATCCTTTGTCGCTTGCCGTTGGGAATCATTAAAATAAGCCGGAACCGTAATCACAGCCCCAGTCACCGGTTCCCCCAAGTAACGACTCGCATCATCGGCCAACTTCCGTAAGATCATCGCCGAGATCTCTTCTGGAGCAAAATCTTTCTTCAGCCGAGGACATTTAATCTTAATATTGTCCACTTCATCTCTACGGATGGTGTAGGGCACTCGTTTGGAGTCCGCGTTGAGTTCTCCATATCTGCGTCCCATGTACCGTTTTACGGCATAAAAGGTGTTTTGCGGGTTCAGGACAGATTGGCGACGGGCCATTTGCCCAACCACAAGTTCGCCATCTTTACTGAAGCCAACCACTGAAGGCGTAGTCCGCATCCCTTCTGCATTGGCGATCACCATTGGCTTACCGCCCTCCATAATGGCAACCACTGAGTTCGTTGTCCCCAAGTCAATGCCGACTACTCTACCCATGGATTCTGTCTCTTCCTCGTCTATCTGTTCCGATAATGATGACTCTATTTGCTCAGTTTATTCTATCGTGCTTCTGGAAGTGCAAGAGCAATAAGTAATGAGCGATCTCCCCATCTCCCCATCCCCCCATCTCCCTATCTCCCCATCTCCCTATCCCGGACTCCCTGTTGCAAAACTGCCAATACCTGGGCTAAATCTCCTGCCAGCAGTGCATCTTTTGCGAGCCACAAGCCAGGAAAAACAAGCGAACGGCAGATTCCATCAGCATCGGCATTTAATAGCACATACTCCCCATTTTGCCAGCAGAACCAGTCGAAGGCTCCATCATAGGTTCGCCAGACTAAATATTCTTGGACTTGGTTGCGACAGTAGATGTTGCGTTTTTGGTTGAGGTCAATGGAAGCGCTACTAGCGGCAATTTCCACAATGAGTTCCGGGGGGCCTTCTACATAGTCATCCTCGCTAATGGTACTTTGGCCGTCAGTTTCGATGCGAAGGAGAGCATCAGGTTGAGGTTCATTGTTGCGATCGAGACGAACTGTGGCATTATCCAAGAGTTCCACTCCAGGAGTCGCAGCCCAGTAAGCTCCCAGCCAAGCCATAATCTGGGCGTGGGGTTTTCCGTGGGATTTGGCACGTAGGGCAGATGCCATATAAACGGTTCCTTCGATGAGTTCGGCTTTTTTGAGGTGAGGCATGGTGGCGTAGCGGCGCTCAAATTCGCTGCGCGTTAGGCGATCGCCATTTTCCAAAGGCGGCAGGGTCAGAGTTGGGGATAGAGTCATCAGCAATTAATAATGAACAATTTAATCATCACTTTTTTGTAAGCAATTATTACAATATCCGCGATTTTGCATAAAATCGCCCCAAAAAAACTGACTAACTTATAGGAGGGTGGTTCAGTTTTCGGGAAAATCCGGGCGGGAAATTACCCAGAAACTGAACCCTAACGCTCTCCTATGTCCATCCAGAGAGGGATTCTACTTGACTTAACCCCCTGCTCTGGAACTGAAAACGATTAGGAGAATAAATCCATGTTAACGAACCAATCTGGGATTAGTGCAGTTTCTCGCACCGTTAAGCGCGTTGCTCTTGGGGTAACCTCTGTGGTTCTCTGTTGGAGCGGTTTGAACCTGGACTCGAAAGCGAACGCTGCTCAGTTTTCGGTCTTGTGGTGGGATACAACAACTCATCCCAATGCTCCAAGTCCACTGCGTCAAGAAATGTCTGATTTTCTAGACGCTTTTACCGTTGATGGCGAAGATCTCTTTGATAGCACTTATGTAGTTGATCGCACTCCTGGAGGACTCGCTACCCATTTAGACTCTCATACCTATGATGTCATTGTCTTGGATACTGACTATTTTAGGCGGGATATGGCTTTTCCATTTGGAACCGCAGACCAGGAAGCTTTAAAACAGCACTATAAAGACAAGTCCAATTTGATGTTGGATGGTTCGTTCCTGATTCGTAGTCTGAATTTTTTCCCCCAAGTCGATTTTCCTGGGCCAAACAATGCCTTTGGCAATTTTACAGCTAATCAAGTCTATACAATCGCCAACAGGGGAGGTGGCATCGTAATTGGTAATGATGACTTTAGCCATCAACTTGATGCTAACTTTATGTTAGGGGCAATCCTACCAGGTGCAGAATTTAGTGGAGCTAGTAATCCTTCTACTGATGGAGTGTTCTACGGTGCAGACTTGCTTAATAGCGCGGTAGCCGTTTCACCTAATGATATTTTCACTAATTGGAGTAGTATACCTAATCAAGGAGTTGCTCCCACGGGGGATTTTATCGACTTCTTGGGCAACCCGGTCACTCTTTACAGTCAAGTGGATGTTGCCAATAAACCCGGTGGTGGGCAAAAGTATTCCTATATTTCCACCAGTTGGAAACCGGATGAATGTACGACTGCCGTCACCGGGACAAGCCCTGCCTGTCATAAAAAAGTGCCCGAACCTTCCGCACTTTTGGCACTTTTGGCGGTTGGGGGTGTTGGTTCCCTGTTGAAGCGGCGTTAACATTCATACCGTAGGGGCAGGTTAGGTGATGATTGTATCGTTGACCCGATCGCCCCATCAGGGATTTGCCCGCTTCCCGGTGAGCATATAGGTGTCCATTTCTCCTTTGCCTTTAATGGTAATCTTGCCGCGATGCTGAAGATAGTAGTTTAACTTCAGATGCTCATAGGTGGCTTGGGTAACTTGGATTTGTCCAGGAATACCGTGGGATTCCATACGGCTGGCTGTGTTGACGGTATCCCCCCATAAATCGTAGCTAAATTTCTTTTTACCGATTACGCCAGCGACCACAGGGCCGGTATTGACACCAATGCGGATCTGGAAGTTGGTGTTCATTTCTTGGTTGAGTTCGGCCATGGCGGCTTGCATACTTAAGGCCATTTTGGCGATCGCCTCCGCATGATCCCGGCGCGGTGTTGGTAGTCCTCCCACCACCATATACGCATCGCCAATGGTTTTGATTTTCTCTAAGCGATAGTCTTCGGTTAATTGGTCGAATTTGGAGAAAATCAGGTTCAGCAAGGACACTAATTCAGAGGCAGATTTTTCTTCGGAGAGCTTGGTAAACCCGACAATATCGGCAAACAGAACGGTCACTTCCTCAAAATATTCAGCGATCGCCCCTGAAGTCTGTTTAAGCAATTCCGCAATTCTCGCAGGCAGAATATTATGCAGCAGCTTTTCCGTTTGTTTCTTCTGATAGAACAGAGAAATCTCAATTTTCTTGCGCTTAATAAATTGGCACAGTTGATTCCCAATTCCCGCCAGCATTTGCACCAACTCTTCATCCATCGGTTGGGGAGTTTGGCTAAACAGGGTAATCATGCCCAATTTCTCTTCATCACTCGACACCGGAAAACCCACGATCGCCGTAACATTCTCAATTAACCCTAATTCCTTCTGTAGCGTTTCTCTCTCCGATTCGACATGGGTAATCCATCTCGGTTGATTATCCCGATAAATTTGTCCTAACCATCCCTCCCCTGGCATGAGCTTCACTTCTCTGAGTTTAGATACCTTGGGAAACTCAGCGTCAGGCATTTTCCATAGGGTTTGTCGTAATAGTTTATTCGTCGAAACCGGGTTGCCATTGTGGTCTTTAATCTGCTTGGGAATCCAATAAATCCCCATATCCCACTCTAAATTTTCCACCAACACCCGCAGGATATTGGGTAAAGCTTCATCCAGCATCAGCGATCGCGACAACACCCGCGCCACACTATACTGAATATACAGTCGTTTCTGTGCCTGTTTGGTTTTCGTAATATCCCGACCCACATACAACACATCTTTCAAGCTCGGTACATCCGTATCTAAAGCAGCACAAGAAAAAGCAATTGACAGTTTCTCTCCCTGTTTATTGGCAATCACAACTTCAATATCCGTTAAAACTTTTCCCTGCAAAAAGGCTTCATCTGCAACCCACTCATGACTTAAGGGATGATCGCCCAAAAGATAACTAATCGGTTGACCAATTAGCTCCTCCTGACTATACTTAAGTAAATCATATACTGCCGGATTAATGGTCTTAATTTCTCCCAAATGATTCGTCACAATGAGTGCTTCCGCCATCGAGTGAATCAGTTGTTGGATATAGTTTTCTGATTTAGCTAAAGCATTAATAGCAATACTATTTTCATTCGTGGCTTGGACTAAACTTTGTTCTAGATTCATCCGGTCTGTCACATCTTCCAGGAATACGATCAACTCCTGACATTCAGAACCGTGAGAATTAGCCAAAAAATATAGATCCACATATAGAGAACTATGCACATCCGATGAACGAGAAATTGCCTTAATATCAAAGCTCTCTTGTTCCCCTAAAAAAATCAACTCTAAAATTTCTTCTATTCCATAAGTTTCCGGAAAATAAAATTGAAATGACTCCCCAACTCTGAGCGGTTCTTCACCACCAACCAATCGATCTGCATCGTCAGAGAACTCTAAAATCATTAGTTCTCGATCCAAGATTACATATTCAAGATGTTTAGGAACAATCATATCTGACATATTCTTAACTTGGGGGTCAAATCAATCCTAGTTTTCATTCGACTATCAACTCCAAATTCGGCAAAAACTTTTTTAAGTTCTTCAAAGATTTACTTTGCCAAGGCACATCGACGGAACCTTCTACAGTTAACTGAATATTCGGTTTTTTTCGCAAGCCAATCACAAATTTGGTAATCAAACTAATTCCTGAACTATTTAAAAAACTTAACTCTCTTAAGTTTAAAGTTAAATGGGAAGGCTCGGACTCAGCAATGCGATCGAGAAACTGCTTGATCGGATCGTACTCAGATGCTCCATTAAGACTGAGTTCACCCCTAAACTGAATGGTTGTTGATTCAGGATCGTAATCAATTTTATAATCTTTGGTTTCTATGTTCTGAAAATCCATGTTTATCGCTCTCCATTGGGTAATGAACTAACCATCAAACATCAAACATCAAACATCAAACTTTGACTTTAGCCATAGTCGTAATCGTTGCAAAATCAAGACCTGCGTTAGAATCAGTGATTTTCCACCCTAAAATCGCTCCATAATCTTTAATCATACTAATTAACCCTAGTCCAGATGCAGTGCTATCCTCTTCTAGGCTCTTTTCCACTTGATCGATATATAGCTCCTCTAAGTCTTCATTGAGTAACTGATCGATAAACACTTCCAAAGGCTTAATCTTTTGAGTCATTACTGTATTTGTGGCAAAAATAGCGGCAATAACACTTTCATTTTCTTGTCGAAGAAAATGAATGCCGAAAATTACTTTAGCACTCACCGATGTATCATGAAATTTGATCGCATTTTCCAGCAGTTCATTGGCAATATAACTGACTGAAGCTTTACTTTCTTCAACGCGACGCTGATCGTCATCTAAAGGTAAAAAACTGGAGAAATATTCCGCCAGAAAGTAAGCAGATAGTCGATTGTTCTTCCAGCGTTTTTTTAACGGTTGTGATGTAGGTGTAAAAGTTAACTCTAAGGAGTCGTGTTCTGGAGGAAATTCTTTAATAAAATCGCCTAAAATCTTTTCCATATGCTAATAAAAATATGTTATAGAGATCTCTATTTTGTGTAATCAATCACCATGAAATAAACTAGAAGATTCATTGAATAGATTATGCTGATAATTTTGCTTCAAGACAACTAAGGTAATATCATCCAATATTTTTTCAGCTCCGATAAACTGCTGTAAATCCTCTATAATCGCTGTTTTGATTGGCTCAGAAGTCTTTTGCCAGTTCTCGCTAATGATTTGACACAATCGTTCTATTCCATAGCGCTGGTTTCCTCCATTTCTTGCTTCTGTAATCCCATCCGTATAGAGTACCACACCGTCACCTGGATTTAAATCTATTCCAGTATAACTAATAAACTCGGCAATGTTGTCATCTAAACCAATGGGTAAACCTAAATCGAGGGTATCAATGCGTTCAATTGTGCCCCCTTGACGTACAACAATGATTTCTTCATGTTGGCCGCTTACCGTTAATTGACCTTCCGCATAATTCAAGATCGATAAAGTTAAATTTTTATCTATTCCCATGCTTTGCACATTTTTATAAATGGTGCGGTTAAGAATGTCTAAAAAGTGAATGGGGTCATGTTCTTTGGTTTCCTTTAGGGTACGAACGGCGGTTTGAGTCATGAGCATCAGAATACCACTTTCTAGCCCATGACCGGTCACATCACCAATGCCAATTGTAATTACCCCATCCATGGAAATGACATCATAATAATCTCCCCCCACTTCGTCGGCTGGTTGCATATATCCCGTAATATCAAGTTCTTGAATTCTGGCTAAATCTTCGGGTTTGGGAAGAATTAATTGCTGCATTTCCCGGAGAATTTCTAGCTCTGCTGACAGACGTATGTTTTCTGACTGAAGTTGTTGATTGAGGTGATCGATTTCTTGGTTAGCAGCCGCTAATTGTGTGGTTTTCTCTTGTAGGCGATGGATGACGATCGCGTTTTCATTGGTCGCTTGCACTAACCGTTGTTCGAGTTCCATCTGGGGAGTCACGTCTTCGAGAAACAAAATCAGACGTTGAT
This genomic interval from Roseofilum capinflatum BLCC-M114 contains the following:
- a CDS encoding WD40 repeat domain-containing protein, translating into MKASSIFALLLSLSTSFAAGQPAHSTTVEENLTSATQSYAVMSEPMVWRRLSKQDQTITALDISPTGDFVVGGSEEAIVHLWDIRAQQVVRSLHSHTAKVTSVVFSPNGRTFVSSSMDKTIKIWNLAMLRLKMTIYTDREIHSLAVSPHGQTFASGNEDGTVEIWNLNTGKKRREFSTPIQSEVEVAYSEDGRVLVTRYRDRDVVHFWNPLTGDFLGSNLAEDPWSVSDRPTDRVCETLSRWLNAHNSKQIDGFKGQLCGAIAATSKGSFLADIDPNYIVLWRFPNPLRFTANRP
- the dprA gene encoding DNA-processing protein DprA, with product MTERAFWLAWSQLPKMGPILLQRIEERFGSLAAAWQADTIALSGVEGVGLKTAESLVRHRRAIDPIAFLEQHLQTNPQFWTPSDRLYPRLLLEIPNPPPVLYYRGTVEPEDNQGLRPAVAIVGTREPTDYGRRWTYRLSRQLAERGFTIISGMAQGIDTQAHRGCLEGGGRTIAVLGTGVDIIYPPGNQSLYNQILEQGLAVSEYPTGVQPNRAHFPQRNRIVAGLSRAVLVTEAPTQSGALITARLANEFGRDVYVLPGRIDDSNSKGCLALISKGAQVLIHEGYLLELLSQIPELDPAIPREIAPTQQLSLFSPSPSPSPAPMPSLPPLQQKVLAAVNMEPTSLDAIVAQSGLSAPEVSSTLIELELLGFVSQLPGMRYQR
- a CDS encoding DnaJ C-terminal domain-containing protein, which gives rise to MQNFRNYYEILGVSPDTPTEEIKRVYRRLARQYHPDLNPGDKEAEERFKDILEAYEVLSDPGKRTEYDQLSFFLRARQNNRKRNSGSKFSSAEIEYFSQFPTFDSFLDSLLNRRREVNQGEPTGRRSRPVERNAQAYSPGRSKVYNTVSSESRPVKRDIEALLTLPLEKAYRGGKERIRLEDGRSLEVEMPPGMVSGEKMRLRKLGMNGGDLYLKITVAPHPFLKIEGNEIYCKLPITPVEAILSGQVEVLTLDGLVKMNLPPGVKSGQKLRLANKGYPDNRGRRGDQVVEIEIQFPTELTPEQRELYEKLRGLEGNLREPLWKSEAES
- the dnaK gene encoding molecular chaperone DnaK, encoding MGRVVGIDLGTTNSVVAIMEGGKPMVIANAEGMRTTPSVVGFSKDGELVVGQMARRQSVLNPQNTFYAVKRYMGRRYGELNADSKRVPYTIRRDEVDNIKIKCPRLKKDFAPEEISAMILRKLADDASRYLGEPVTGAVITVPAYFNDSQRQATKDAGKIAGLEVKRILNEPTAASLAYGLERGAAQTILVFDLGGGTFDVSILEVGDGVFEVRSTSGDTQLGGNDFDQKIVDWLAEQFLETEGVDLRRDRQALQRLTEAAEKAKIELSGVTVTEINLPFITATEDGPKHLETRLTRSQFEELSGDLLSRLRRPIKRAMYDAGLSPVQIDEVVLVGGSTRIPIVQQLVRSFIDREPNQNVNPDEVVAVGAAIQAGILSGIVKDVLLLDVTPLSLGIETASGVMKKLIPRNTTIPVRRSDIFSTSQDNQTFVEVHILQGEREMSKDNKSLGRFRLSGIPPAPRGIPQIQVSLDIDANGILQVAALDRTTGREQGLTIQGASTLSSDEINQMIQDAERYAQVDRERRERVEKLNRAEALITQAERQLREATLDFGMQFANQYRRDIDPIVQELREYLRRGDDRGIDQAGADLQDILYDLNREVRLRMSEEEDDGFLGTLRRTFLGDDEDEFDRREAYDYNTPAYKTRREYGPGERNYPPAARDYPPARNYPPAQDYPPARNAPRDRDYGPPRDYPPARNAPRGRDYPPTRDYPPPRDYEPPGRDYPPTRDYPPPRSREPNRPPIRDSRRPSEPPSRGRYNQYNAYDDEDWGDDDEWL
- a CDS encoding Uma2 family endonuclease: MTLSPTLTLPPLENGDRLTRSEFERRYATMPHLKKAELIEGTVYMASALRAKSHGKPHAQIMAWLGAYWAATPGVELLDNATVRLDRNNEPQPDALLRIETDGQSTISEDDYVEGPPELIVEIAASSASIDLNQKRNIYCRNQVQEYLVWRTYDGAFDWFCWQNGEYVLLNADADGICRSLVFPGLWLAKDALLAGDLAQVLAVLQQGVRDREMGR
- a CDS encoding PEP-CTERM sorting domain-containing protein, whose product is MLTNQSGISAVSRTVKRVALGVTSVVLCWSGLNLDSKANAAQFSVLWWDTTTHPNAPSPLRQEMSDFLDAFTVDGEDLFDSTYVVDRTPGGLATHLDSHTYDVIVLDTDYFRRDMAFPFGTADQEALKQHYKDKSNLMLDGSFLIRSLNFFPQVDFPGPNNAFGNFTANQVYTIANRGGGIVIGNDDFSHQLDANFMLGAILPGAEFSGASNPSTDGVFYGADLLNSAVAVSPNDIFTNWSSIPNQGVAPTGDFIDFLGNPVTLYSQVDVANKPGGGQKYSYISTSWKPDECTTAVTGTSPACHKKVPEPSALLALLAVGGVGSLLKRR
- a CDS encoding adenylate/guanylate cyclase domain-containing protein; translation: MILEFSDDADRLVGGEEPLRVGESFQFYFPETYGIEEILELIFLGEQESFDIKAISRSSDVHSSLYVDLYFLANSHGSECQELIVFLEDVTDRMNLEQSLVQATNENSIAINALAKSENYIQQLIHSMAEALIVTNHLGEIKTINPAVYDLLKYSQEELIGQPISYLLGDHPLSHEWVADEAFLQGKVLTDIEVVIANKQGEKLSIAFSCAALDTDVPSLKDVLYVGRDITKTKQAQKRLYIQYSVARVLSRSLMLDEALPNILRVLVENLEWDMGIYWIPKQIKDHNGNPVSTNKLLRQTLWKMPDAEFPKVSKLREVKLMPGEGWLGQIYRDNQPRWITHVESERETLQKELGLIENVTAIVGFPVSSDEEKLGMITLFSQTPQPMDEELVQMLAGIGNQLCQFIKRKKIEISLFYQKKQTEKLLHNILPARIAELLKQTSGAIAEYFEEVTVLFADIVGFTKLSEEKSASELVSLLNLIFSKFDQLTEDYRLEKIKTIGDAYMVVGGLPTPRRDHAEAIAKMALSMQAAMAELNQEMNTNFQIRIGVNTGPVVAGVIGKKKFSYDLWGDTVNTASRMESHGIPGQIQVTQATYEHLKLNYYLQHRGKITIKGKGEMDTYMLTGKRANP
- a CDS encoding slr1659 superfamily regulator — encoded protein: MDFQNIETKDYKIDYDPESTTIQFRGELSLNGASEYDPIKQFLDRIAESEPSHLTLNLRELSFLNSSGISLITKFVIGLRKKPNIQLTVEGSVDVPWQSKSLKNLKKFLPNLELIVE
- a CDS encoding DUF6272 family protein; the protein is MEKILGDFIKEFPPEHDSLELTFTPTSQPLKKRWKNNRLSAYFLAEYFSSFLPLDDDQRRVEESKASVSYIANELLENAIKFHDTSVSAKVIFGIHFLRQENESVIAAIFATNTVMTQKIKPLEVFIDQLLNEDLEELYIDQVEKSLEEDSTASGLGLISMIKDYGAILGWKITDSNAGLDFATITTMAKVKV
- a CDS encoding PP2C family protein-serine/threonine phosphatase, with the translated sequence MCQLIVPHHIEYLILDPDLIIQDYSVGAQRLTGEEIPLKTGIMLDEYFPETVGLEDILVSVLSGELDSFDLKAIARSPNPDTHLYIDLYFIPDPHSRENQRLILFLEDVTPQMELEQRLVQATNENAIVIHRLQEKTTQLAAANQEIDHLNQQLQSENIRLSAELEILREMQQLILPKPEDLARIQELDITGYMQPADEVGGDYYDVISMDGVITIGIGDVTGHGLESGILMLMTQTAVRTLKETKEHDPIHFLDILNRTIYKNVQSMGIDKNLTLSILNYAEGQLTVSGQHEEIIVVRQGGTIERIDTLDLGLPIGLDDNIAEFISYTGIDLNPGDGVVLYTDGITEARNGGNQRYGIERLCQIISENWQKTSEPIKTAIIEDLQQFIGAEKILDDITLVVLKQNYQHNLFNESSSLFHGD